In Janibacter cremeus, a genomic segment contains:
- a CDS encoding DNA translocase FtsK produces the protein MATRPSTTARKSAASRPRGSTRPSGRKPAAKRKAPAARKKGASGGGLPLPLAAVQRTWMGVAHATGSGVRRMGHGASQIEPEHRRDGLGFLFLALALVVAVREWWGLPGAFGDVVHAVFAGTFGRVAYALPIVLLLLGVRLLRTPSNEAADARLGFGTVMALFAASGLTHIAKDIPQPPVGAAPMRDAGGIVGFLASDPLATAVTPWPATVLLILLGLFSLLLLTGTPLHEVPQRLAYVRAAFTGEVPAHVKEQPAAGDAPGTAVNRARRRRRSADDEALSGQRDGDTAYDQAAVVQPVDGKGRKKKAAAASAATTPIEQPEAGGPRPGEKRPTANPVVAPVKAESKTVLEAPPTAQLPQRVEQLALAGDVTYTLPESTYLTPGPPHKERSEANDQVVEALTNTLDEFGIDAQVTGFHRGPTVTRYVVELGPGVKVERVTALSKNIAYAVASADVRILSPIPGKSAIGIEIPNADKEMVCLGDVLRSDVARNNEHPMVMGVGKDVEGGYVIANLAKMPHILVAGATGSGKSSFVNSMITSILMRATPDEVRMVLVDPKRVELTAYEGIPHLITPIITNAKKAAEALQWVVREMDMRYDDLATYGYKHLDDFNKAVKAGKVEAVPGSERVLEPYPYLLVIVDELADLMMVAPRDVEDSIVRITQLARAAGIHLVLATQRPSVDVVTGLIKANVPSRMAFATSSLADSRVVLDQQGAEKLLGQGDALFLPMGKSKPMRVQGAWVTESEIEDVVAHVTGQLKPTYREDVAPPEAPKKHIDEDIGDDLDVLLQATELVVTTQFGSTSMLQRKLRVGFAKAGRLMDLLESRGVVGPSEGSKARDVLVTPEELPTTLALMKGEDPPEPEGGRTEEAFDQDSADEVEQGEMVDTTAVPARGDRYADDPIGTDPPAQEWTEDDDEDAWTLTDNYR, from the coding sequence ATGGCCACTCGCCCGTCGACCACCGCTCGCAAGAGCGCCGCCTCGCGACCCCGTGGCAGCACGCGGCCCTCGGGGCGGAAGCCGGCTGCCAAGCGCAAGGCCCCCGCCGCCCGCAAGAAGGGTGCGTCCGGGGGCGGTCTGCCCCTGCCGCTCGCGGCCGTCCAGCGCACCTGGATGGGTGTCGCGCACGCCACGGGCTCGGGCGTGCGCCGGATGGGGCACGGGGCCAGCCAGATCGAGCCGGAGCACCGTCGTGACGGTCTCGGCTTCCTCTTCCTCGCCCTTGCCCTCGTCGTCGCCGTGCGGGAGTGGTGGGGCCTGCCCGGCGCCTTCGGCGACGTCGTGCACGCGGTCTTCGCGGGGACCTTCGGTCGGGTCGCCTACGCCCTGCCCATCGTGCTGCTGCTCCTGGGCGTGCGCCTGCTGCGCACCCCGAGCAACGAGGCGGCGGATGCCCGCCTGGGCTTCGGCACCGTCATGGCTCTCTTCGCGGCCTCCGGGCTGACCCACATCGCCAAGGACATCCCGCAGCCCCCGGTCGGCGCTGCCCCCATGCGTGATGCCGGAGGCATCGTCGGGTTCCTCGCCTCCGATCCGCTCGCGACGGCCGTGACACCGTGGCCCGCGACGGTGCTGCTGATCCTCCTCGGCCTCTTCAGCCTGCTGCTGCTCACGGGGACCCCGCTGCACGAGGTCCCGCAGCGGCTGGCCTACGTCCGCGCCGCCTTCACCGGTGAGGTACCCGCACACGTCAAGGAGCAGCCGGCCGCCGGTGATGCCCCCGGGACCGCCGTCAACCGGGCCCGGCGTCGACGCCGCTCAGCGGACGACGAGGCGCTCTCCGGTCAACGCGACGGCGACACCGCCTACGACCAGGCAGCCGTCGTCCAGCCGGTCGACGGCAAGGGCCGCAAGAAGAAGGCCGCCGCCGCGTCCGCCGCGACGACCCCGATCGAGCAGCCTGAGGCCGGTGGCCCGCGTCCCGGGGAGAAGCGCCCGACGGCCAACCCCGTCGTCGCCCCGGTCAAGGCCGAGAGCAAGACCGTGCTCGAGGCACCGCCCACGGCGCAGCTGCCGCAGCGGGTGGAGCAGCTGGCCCTCGCCGGAGACGTCACCTACACCCTCCCGGAGAGCACGTACCTCACGCCGGGCCCGCCCCACAAGGAGCGCTCCGAGGCCAACGACCAGGTCGTCGAGGCGCTGACCAACACCCTCGACGAGTTCGGCATCGACGCCCAGGTCACCGGGTTCCACCGCGGTCCGACCGTCACCCGGTACGTCGTCGAGCTCGGCCCCGGCGTGAAGGTCGAGCGCGTCACCGCCCTGAGCAAGAACATCGCCTACGCCGTCGCCTCCGCGGACGTGCGGATCCTCAGTCCCATCCCCGGCAAGTCGGCCATCGGTATCGAGATCCCCAACGCGGACAAGGAGATGGTCTGCCTCGGTGACGTGCTGCGCTCCGATGTCGCGCGCAACAACGAGCACCCGATGGTCATGGGCGTCGGCAAGGACGTCGAGGGCGGCTACGTCATCGCCAACCTGGCGAAGATGCCGCACATCCTCGTCGCCGGCGCCACCGGCTCCGGCAAGTCCTCCTTCGTCAACTCGATGATCACCTCCATCCTCATGCGGGCCACCCCGGACGAGGTGCGGATGGTCCTCGTCGACCCCAAGCGCGTGGAGCTGACCGCTTACGAGGGCATCCCGCACCTGATCACCCCGATCATCACCAACGCCAAGAAGGCCGCCGAGGCCCTCCAGTGGGTCGTGCGCGAGATGGACATGCGCTATGACGACCTCGCGACCTACGGCTACAAGCACCTCGACGACTTCAACAAGGCCGTCAAGGCCGGCAAGGTCGAGGCGGTCCCCGGCAGCGAGCGGGTCCTGGAGCCCTACCCGTACCTCTTGGTGATCGTCGACGAGCTCGCCGACCTGATGATGGTCGCTCCGCGGGACGTCGAGGACTCGATCGTGCGCATCACCCAGCTGGCGCGTGCCGCCGGCATCCACCTCGTGCTGGCGACGCAGCGTCCCTCGGTCGACGTCGTGACCGGCCTGATCAAGGCCAACGTCCCCTCACGGATGGCCTTCGCGACGTCGTCGCTGGCCGACTCCCGGGTCGTCCTCGACCAGCAGGGCGCAGAGAAGCTCCTCGGCCAGGGGGATGCGCTGTTCCTGCCGATGGGCAAGTCGAAGCCGATGCGTGTCCAGGGCGCCTGGGTGACCGAGTCCGAGATCGAGGACGTCGTCGCGCACGTCACCGGTCAGCTCAAGCCCACCTACCGCGAGGACGTGGCGCCCCCGGAGGCGCCGAAGAAGCACATCGACGAGGACATCGGCGACGACCTCGACGTCCTGCTCCAGGCGACCGAGCTGGTCGTGACGACGCAGTTCGGCTCGACGTCGATGCTCCAGCGCAAGCTGCGGGTCGGCTTCGCCAAGGCCGGCCGTCTGATGGACCTGCTCGAGTCCCGCGGAGTCGTTGGTCCCTCCGAGGGGTCGAAGGCCCGCGACGTGCTCGTCACCCCGGAGGAGTTGCCGACCACGCTGGCCCTGATGAAGGGCGAGGACCCGCCGGAGCCCGAGGGGGGCCGGACCGAGGAGGCCTTCGACCAGGACTCTGCCGACGAGGTCGAGCAGGGCGAGATGGTCGACACCACGGCCGTGCCCGCACGGGGCGACCGCTATGCGGACGACCCGATCGGGACCGACCCGCCTGCGCAGGAGTGGACCGAGGACGACGACGAGGACGCCTGGACACTGACCGACAACTACCGGTGA
- a CDS encoding aminotransferase class V-fold PLP-dependent enzyme translates to MTVSDLRPTTTTALPQLVSAGLSYRDHDGSSVEYAHLDHGATTPALVAVTQAVTAAALTYSSVHRGAGFAARVTSSRYEAARESVAAFVGARDDDQVVFTRNTTDSFNLLARALPTGTTVFVFASEHHAALLPWSDAVRLPIPHSHAEAITLLDQALRAHPGEHRLVVATGASNVTGERWPIERLADLAHAHGARFALDAAQVAPHRRVDIAALGIDWVAFSGHKIYAPFGAGALVGRSDWLDAADPYLVGGGATARVGDGAVEWTAGPARHEAGSPNVLGAVALATACDVISEHEEVIVAHEHALRTRLLSGLAAIDGVRVHTLFGGRTGAPVAMITVDGRDSAEVARVLGEEHGIGVRDGRFCAHLLVDELLADRPQTTAVRISAGLGTTSEHVDRLLAALRSL, encoded by the coding sequence ATGACCGTGTCCGACCTGCGTCCCACCACCACCACCGCCCTGCCCCAGCTGGTCTCCGCGGGCCTGAGCTACCGCGACCACGACGGCTCGAGCGTCGAGTACGCCCATCTCGACCACGGCGCGACGACCCCCGCCCTGGTCGCCGTCACGCAGGCGGTCACCGCCGCCGCGCTCACCTACTCCTCCGTTCACCGTGGTGCCGGCTTCGCCGCCAGGGTGACCAGCTCGCGCTACGAGGCGGCCCGCGAGTCCGTGGCGGCATTCGTCGGGGCCCGCGATGATGACCAGGTCGTCTTCACCCGCAACACGACCGACTCGTTCAACCTGCTCGCCCGGGCACTGCCGACCGGCACGACGGTCTTCGTCTTCGCCTCCGAGCACCACGCCGCGCTGTTGCCGTGGTCCGACGCCGTGCGCCTGCCCATCCCGCACAGCCATGCCGAGGCGATCACCCTGCTCGACCAGGCTCTGCGCGCCCACCCCGGTGAGCACCGCCTCGTCGTCGCCACCGGTGCATCGAACGTCACCGGCGAGCGCTGGCCCATCGAACGGCTCGCCGACCTGGCGCACGCGCACGGGGCCCGCTTCGCGCTCGACGCCGCCCAGGTCGCTCCGCACCGTCGCGTCGACATCGCGGCCCTGGGCATCGACTGGGTCGCCTTCTCCGGTCACAAGATCTACGCGCCCTTCGGCGCGGGTGCCCTGGTGGGCCGCAGTGACTGGCTCGACGCGGCGGATCCCTACCTCGTCGGAGGTGGCGCCACGGCCCGGGTCGGTGACGGTGCCGTCGAGTGGACCGCCGGCCCGGCCCGCCACGAGGCCGGCAGCCCGAACGTCCTCGGCGCGGTCGCCCTGGCCACCGCCTGCGACGTCATCAGCGAGCACGAGGAAGTGATCGTCGCCCACGAGCACGCCCTGCGCACGCGCCTGCTCAGTGGCCTCGCCGCCATCGACGGAGTGCGCGTGCACACCCTCTTCGGCGGACGGACGGGGGCACCGGTCGCGATGATCACCGTGGACGGGCGCGACAGCGCCGAGGTCGCGCGCGTCCTCGGGGAAGAGCACGGTATCGGGGTGCGCGACGGGAGGTTCTGCGCGCACCTGCTCGTCGACGAGCTCCTCGCCGACCGTCCGCAGACGACCGCCGTGCGGATCAGCGCGGGACTGGGCACGACGAGCGAGCACGTGGACCGGCTGCTCGCCGCCCTTCGCTCGTTGTAG
- a CDS encoding prepilin peptidase — MDSRTILVILVMGALGIGVLLGLRRGTYRRADETGPLPDHWWVVPLAPFAGVLVDQALADRPWPVLLPYLALVPAGLALAAIDADVHRLPNAITLPLVPIELVLLAGASAATGDWDSLRRAGLAALLVGGAFLLLALVLYGRSIGMGDAKLVVSLSAALGWLSWGHVLAGLWLGFVLGGVVALGLLLARRASRGTHLAFGPYLVSGALLAVLLG, encoded by the coding sequence GTGGACTCCCGCACGATCCTCGTCATCCTCGTGATGGGCGCGCTCGGCATCGGTGTCCTCCTCGGGCTGCGCAGGGGCACCTACCGTCGCGCCGACGAGACCGGTCCGCTCCCCGACCACTGGTGGGTGGTGCCGCTCGCTCCCTTCGCCGGCGTCCTCGTCGACCAGGCCCTCGCCGACCGCCCGTGGCCGGTGCTGCTGCCCTACCTCGCGCTGGTGCCCGCCGGGCTGGCCCTGGCTGCGATCGACGCGGACGTGCACCGGCTGCCCAACGCGATCACCCTGCCGCTCGTGCCGATCGAGCTCGTCCTGCTCGCCGGGGCGAGCGCTGCGACCGGCGACTGGGACTCCCTTCGCCGGGCCGGTCTGGCCGCGCTCCTCGTCGGTGGCGCCTTCCTCCTGCTGGCTCTCGTGCTCTACGGGCGCTCGATCGGGATGGGCGACGCCAAGCTCGTCGTCTCACTCTCGGCCGCCCTCGGCTGGCTCTCGTGGGGCCACGTCCTGGCCGGACTCTGGCTCGGCTTCGTCCTCGGCGGCGTGGTCGCCCTGGGACTGCTGCTGGCCCGTCGGGCGAGCCGGGGCACCCACCTGGCCTTCGGCCCCTATCTCGTGAGCGGCGCGCTGCTCGCCGTCCTGCTCGGCTGA
- a CDS encoding nicotinamide-nucleotide amidohydrolase family protein translates to MATEPHTEAGRLLEGLTARGWSLGTAESLTGGLLAATFVAVAGASQVFRGSVVAYDPGVKIDVLGVPAELVERVGTVAQEVAAQMALGARRVLGVDVALATTGVAGPGPSEGHPAGTVWLACAAPTGVTTRVLALTGDRPQVRTDAVLAALVLGHEVALSADGGPMYGGA, encoded by the coding sequence GTGGCCACTGAGCCGCACACCGAGGCCGGCCGCCTGCTGGAGGGTCTGACTGCTCGGGGCTGGTCGCTCGGCACTGCCGAGTCGCTGACCGGGGGCCTCCTCGCGGCGACGTTCGTCGCGGTCGCCGGCGCATCGCAGGTCTTCCGCGGCTCCGTGGTGGCCTACGACCCTGGTGTGAAGATCGACGTTCTGGGTGTCCCGGCGGAGCTTGTCGAGCGCGTCGGCACGGTCGCCCAGGAGGTCGCCGCACAGATGGCCCTGGGCGCGCGCCGCGTGCTCGGGGTGGACGTCGCCCTGGCGACGACCGGGGTCGCCGGACCGGGCCCGAGCGAGGGCCACCCGGCCGGAACCGTGTGGCTGGCGTGCGCGGCTCCCACGGGAGTGACAACGCGCGTGTTGGCGTTGACCGGAGACCGGCCGCAGGTGCGTACCGATGCCGTCCTGGCCGCGCTCGTTCTCGGTCACGAGGTCGCCCTGTCTGCTGACGGTGGCCCGATGTACGGTGGAGCGTGA
- a CDS encoding ribonuclease J: protein MSHPHPDLQLPPPLKKGALRVTALGGLGEVGRNMTVIEHDGQLLVVDCGVLFPEDHQPGVDLILPDFDAIADRLDDIQAIVLTHGHEDHIGAVPYLLKLKPDIPLVGSTLTLALIEAKLKEHRIKPYTLGVREGGREKLGVFDCEFIAVNHSIPDALALFLRTPGGTLLHTGDFKMDQLPLDRRLTDLRAFARAGEEGVDLFLTDSTNAEVPGFTTPERDIAGSIDDVFRKARRRVIVACFSSHVHRVQQVLDAAERSGRKVAMVGRSMVRNMGIAADLGYLHVPDNVLVDVKKLDQLPDDEVVLVCTGSQGEPMAALSRMANRDHRIDVGDGDTVLLASSLIPGNENAVYRIINGLMRLGADVVHKGNATVHVSGHASAGELLYCYNIVKPRNVMPVHGEWRHLVANAELAIDTGVDPEHVVLAEDGIVVDLIDGRARIVGAVPCGYTYVDGSSVGAATEELLKDRRILRDEGFISVMVVVDSSSGKIVAGPEITARGFAEDEEIFTQVRPKIIAAIEEATRKGTTDPHQLQQVVRRAVGGWVGGKIRRRPMIIPVVVEA, encoded by the coding sequence ATGAGCCATCCCCACCCCGACCTGCAGCTGCCGCCGCCGCTGAAGAAGGGCGCGCTGCGCGTCACCGCCCTCGGCGGGCTCGGTGAGGTCGGTCGCAACATGACCGTCATCGAGCACGACGGGCAGCTGCTCGTCGTCGACTGCGGTGTCCTCTTCCCCGAGGACCACCAGCCCGGCGTCGACCTGATCCTGCCGGACTTCGATGCGATCGCCGATCGCCTCGACGACATCCAGGCGATCGTCCTCACGCACGGCCACGAGGACCACATCGGTGCGGTCCCGTACCTGCTGAAGCTCAAGCCGGACATCCCGCTCGTCGGCTCGACCCTCACGCTGGCGCTCATCGAGGCGAAGCTGAAGGAGCACCGGATCAAGCCCTACACCCTGGGCGTGCGTGAGGGCGGCCGCGAGAAGCTCGGCGTCTTCGACTGCGAGTTCATCGCCGTCAACCACTCGATCCCTGACGCGCTGGCGCTCTTCCTCCGCACGCCCGGCGGCACCCTGCTGCACACCGGCGACTTCAAGATGGACCAGCTGCCGCTTGATCGACGCCTGACGGACCTGCGTGCCTTTGCCCGCGCGGGGGAGGAGGGAGTCGACCTCTTCCTCACCGACTCCACGAATGCCGAGGTCCCGGGCTTCACCACGCCCGAGCGAGACATCGCCGGCTCGATCGACGACGTCTTCCGCAAGGCGCGTCGCCGGGTCATCGTCGCCTGCTTCTCCAGTCACGTGCACCGCGTCCAGCAGGTGCTCGATGCCGCCGAGCGCTCCGGGCGCAAGGTCGCGATGGTCGGCCGCTCGATGGTGCGCAACATGGGCATCGCCGCCGACCTGGGCTATCTGCACGTCCCGGACAACGTCCTCGTCGACGTCAAGAAGCTCGATCAGCTGCCCGACGACGAGGTCGTCCTGGTGTGCACCGGTAGCCAGGGCGAGCCGATGGCTGCTCTGTCGCGCATGGCCAACCGCGACCACCGCATCGACGTGGGCGATGGCGACACCGTCCTGCTCGCCTCGAGCCTGATCCCCGGCAACGAGAACGCCGTCTACCGGATCATCAACGGCCTGATGCGCCTGGGAGCCGACGTCGTGCACAAGGGCAATGCCACGGTGCACGTCTCCGGCCACGCCAGCGCCGGCGAGCTGCTCTACTGTTACAACATCGTCAAACCCCGCAACGTGATGCCGGTCCACGGCGAGTGGCGCCACCTCGTGGCCAACGCCGAGCTGGCCATCGACACGGGTGTCGACCCCGAGCACGTGGTGCTCGCCGAGGACGGCATCGTCGTCGACCTCATCGACGGTCGCGCGCGCATCGTCGGGGCGGTGCCCTGCGGCTACACCTACGTCGATGGCTCGAGCGTCGGTGCCGCGACCGAGGAGCTGCTCAAGGACCGTCGCATCCTGCGCGACGAGGGCTTCATCTCCGTCATGGTCGTCGTCGACTCCTCGAGCGGCAAGATCGTCGCCGGCCCGGAGATCACCGCGCGTGGTTTCGCCGAGGACGAGGAGATCTTCACCCAGGTGCGGCCCAAGATCATCGCCGCCATCGAGGAAGCCACCCGCAAGGGCACGACCGACCCGCACCAGTTGCAGCAGGTCGTGCGCCGCGCCGTCGGCGGCTGGGTCGGCGGCAAGATCCGTCGCCGTCCGATGATCATCCCGGTGGTCGTCGAGGCCTGA
- the pgsA gene encoding CDP-diacylglycerol--glycerol-3-phosphate 3-phosphatidyltransferase: MSNEPSPSADPSTTTPEPSPWNLPNALTVLRILLVPVFVWLVLRYGGDDTSSRWWAWGVFAVAIITDRIDGDLARAKGLVTTFGKVADPIADKALTGAGFISLAMIDEIPWWITIVILARELGITALRFWVIRHGVMPASRGGKIKTVLQGVAIGLFVMPLQTFPAEDFFRLLAGGVLLAALVVTIATGVDYVIKALTLRTTSERARMKRDRKANGGH; this comes from the coding sequence ATGAGCAACGAGCCGTCCCCGTCGGCCGACCCGAGCACCACGACGCCCGAGCCGAGCCCGTGGAACCTGCCCAACGCCCTGACGGTCCTGCGCATCCTGCTCGTGCCCGTCTTCGTCTGGCTGGTGCTGCGCTACGGCGGTGACGACACGAGCTCGCGCTGGTGGGCGTGGGGTGTCTTCGCCGTCGCGATCATCACCGACCGCATCGACGGCGACCTGGCGCGGGCCAAGGGGCTCGTCACCACCTTCGGCAAGGTCGCCGACCCGATCGCCGACAAGGCGCTCACGGGGGCCGGCTTCATCTCCCTGGCGATGATCGACGAGATCCCGTGGTGGATCACCATCGTCATCCTCGCCCGCGAGCTCGGTATCACCGCCCTGCGCTTCTGGGTCATCCGCCACGGGGTCATGCCGGCCAGCCGTGGCGGCAAGATCAAGACCGTCCTGCAGGGTGTGGCGATCGGCCTGTTCGTCATGCCACTGCAGACCTTCCCCGCAGAGGACTTCTTCCGCCTGTTGGCCGGAGGCGTCCTCCTCGCCGCGCTCGTCGTGACGATCGCGACTGGGGTCGACTACGTGATCAAGGCGCTGACTCTGCGCACGACGAGCGAGCGGGCCCGGATGAAGCGCGACCGCAAGGCGAACGGTGGCCACTGA
- a CDS encoding potassium channel family protein encodes MTKAWYELDSRPTGAHYWAAVIRKQPSAVLVFVQLFAIALLPWVESESWGRAAIAGMSLLAVTFGVWTVRSTPALTWLALLIGFPAYVLEVWSVVDPSNTTVTFVAHLLLAIFYVYVAYGLVSYMFADTWVTKDEFFAVAAAFTVLLFAFAYLYVAIQTMAPGSFMAGDGGGPQRSFLELLYFSGANLTSVGLSDIVPVEPHARAATIIEQLTGVLYVAMVISRLVALTVMRARN; translated from the coding sequence ATGACGAAGGCTTGGTACGAGCTCGACAGCCGTCCGACGGGCGCGCACTACTGGGCGGCAGTCATCCGCAAGCAGCCGTCGGCGGTGCTCGTCTTCGTCCAGCTCTTCGCGATAGCCCTGCTGCCGTGGGTGGAGTCGGAGTCCTGGGGGCGGGCCGCCATCGCCGGCATGTCGTTGCTCGCGGTGACCTTCGGTGTCTGGACCGTGCGTTCGACTCCGGCGCTGACCTGGCTGGCCCTGCTCATCGGCTTTCCGGCCTATGTCCTGGAGGTGTGGTCGGTCGTCGACCCCTCGAACACCACGGTGACTTTCGTTGCACACCTGCTGCTGGCGATCTTCTACGTCTACGTCGCCTACGGCCTGGTGTCGTACATGTTCGCCGACACGTGGGTGACCAAGGACGAGTTCTTCGCCGTCGCCGCAGCCTTCACCGTGCTGCTCTTCGCCTTTGCCTATCTCTACGTCGCCATCCAGACGATGGCCCCCGGCTCATTCATGGCCGGCGACGGCGGAGGTCCGCAGCGCTCCTTCCTGGAACTGCTGTATTTCTCCGGGGCCAACCTCACCAGCGTCGGCCTCTCGGACATCGTCCCGGTCGAGCCCCACGCCCGTGCCGCGACGATCATCGAGCAGCTGACCGGCGTGCTCTACGTGGCCATGGTCATCTCCCGCCTGGTGGCCCTGACGGTGATGCGAGCGCGCAATTGA
- a CDS encoding MauE/DoxX family redox-associated membrane protein: protein MFTGPLLLPPLLLLVLLLVSGAAKARHTDATRSAFSQLELPRVLTNSPAPRALPWVEILLAAALLVAPPPFALPVAVIATLLFAGYLVVIARALTFDHPVTCSCFGELGLGQVTRRTAVRNVLLVIVALLGVWSATAEASVASRLVDASGVEWMWLGLVVLTGAVLGTTFGGPKGGSPTSSVVGAHPSDAEGELDYLRQPLPFATLADADGSLHNLTELTRTGAVVLVFISPGCGSCRAAIESIPQWSTDLAPVRVIGVVAQTIEATVAAVPELEGHLMHDSKGVTIRIFGARTPSAVLLGGDGMLAGGPVMGGHEVTAFVEDVRGELLAAGVLAPA from the coding sequence GTGTTCACCGGGCCTCTTCTGCTTCCGCCGCTCCTGCTCCTCGTACTCCTCCTGGTCAGCGGGGCGGCCAAGGCGCGCCACACCGACGCCACACGCAGCGCCTTCTCCCAGCTCGAGCTGCCGCGGGTGCTGACCAACTCGCCCGCGCCCCGCGCGCTCCCCTGGGTCGAGATCCTCCTGGCGGCCGCTCTGCTGGTGGCCCCGCCCCCCTTCGCCTTGCCCGTGGCCGTGATCGCCACTCTGCTCTTCGCCGGCTACCTCGTCGTCATCGCCCGCGCGCTGACCTTCGACCACCCGGTGACGTGCAGCTGTTTCGGCGAGCTGGGCCTCGGTCAGGTCACCCGTCGGACCGCCGTGCGCAACGTCCTGCTGGTCATCGTGGCCCTGCTGGGCGTCTGGTCCGCCACCGCCGAGGCGTCCGTGGCGAGTCGGCTCGTCGACGCCTCCGGCGTCGAGTGGATGTGGCTGGGCCTGGTCGTGCTCACCGGCGCAGTCCTCGGGACCACCTTCGGTGGGCCGAAGGGCGGCTCCCCCACCTCGTCGGTGGTCGGCGCCCACCCCTCCGACGCCGAGGGCGAGCTGGACTACCTGCGCCAGCCCCTCCCCTTCGCCACCCTCGCGGACGCCGACGGCAGCCTGCACAACCTCACTGAGCTGACCCGCACGGGTGCCGTGGTGCTCGTCTTCATCTCACCCGGCTGCGGATCGTGCCGGGCGGCGATCGAGAGCATCCCGCAGTGGTCCACCGACCTCGCGCCGGTGCGGGTCATCGGCGTCGTCGCCCAGACGATCGAGGCCACCGTGGCCGCCGTCCCGGAGCTCGAGGGCCACCTCATGCACGACTCGAAGGGCGTGACCATTCGCATCTTCGGTGCCCGCACACCGAGTGCGGTCCTGCTGGGCGGGGACGGGATGCTCGCCGGCGGGCCGGTCATGGGCGGCCACGAGGTCACGGCCTTCGTCGAGGACGTGCGGGGGGAGCTGCTCGCGGCCGGAGTTCTTGCCCCCGCCTGA
- the rimO gene encoding 30S ribosomal protein S12 methylthiotransferase RimO, with protein sequence MSVPRSVALVTLGCTRNEVDSEELAGRLTAEGWTLVDDAAMADVAVVNTCGFIEQAKKDSIDAILEAGDLREHGRTQKVVAVGCLAERYGKELADELPEADAVLGFDSYTDMSNHLRAVLDGHAPEAHTPGDRRQLLPISPVEREAATADVAVPGHGANDLPRARLDDRPWAPLKIASGCDRRCSFCAIPTFRGAFVSRRPNDVVAEGRWLASQGVRELFLVSENSTSYGKDLGDLDLLEQLLPELVAIEGVERVRVSYLQPAEIRPGLLRAMAATPGVVPWYDISFQHASGPLLRRMRRFGDTDSFLELIRSVRERQPEAGIRSNVILGFPGESEADVAELERFLVEARLDVVGVFGYSDEDGTEGEGLTDKVEPDVIAERVERITRLAEELTAQRAEERIGESITVLVEEIDEETGETVGRADHQGPDIDGATVLTGAVDALRPGTLVTATVVDTEGIDLIAEVSA encoded by the coding sequence ATGTCCGTGCCCCGTAGCGTCGCTCTCGTCACCCTCGGGTGCACGCGCAATGAAGTTGATTCCGAGGAACTCGCCGGGCGGTTGACCGCCGAGGGCTGGACCCTTGTCGACGATGCCGCTATGGCCGATGTGGCCGTCGTCAACACCTGCGGCTTCATCGAGCAGGCCAAGAAGGACTCGATCGACGCGATCCTCGAGGCGGGCGACCTGCGCGAGCACGGTCGGACGCAGAAGGTCGTGGCCGTCGGGTGCCTCGCCGAGCGCTACGGCAAGGAGCTCGCCGACGAGCTGCCCGAGGCCGATGCCGTCCTGGGATTCGACTCCTACACCGACATGTCCAACCACCTGCGCGCCGTCCTCGACGGGCACGCGCCCGAGGCCCACACGCCCGGTGACCGACGCCAGCTGCTGCCGATCTCGCCGGTCGAGCGGGAGGCCGCTACGGCCGATGTCGCCGTGCCGGGGCACGGTGCGAACGACCTGCCGCGTGCCCGCCTGGACGACCGGCCGTGGGCCCCGCTGAAGATCGCCTCCGGCTGCGACCGCCGGTGCTCCTTCTGCGCCATCCCCACGTTCCGTGGAGCCTTCGTCTCCCGCCGGCCGAACGACGTCGTGGCCGAAGGGAGATGGCTGGCCTCCCAGGGCGTGCGCGAGCTCTTCCTCGTCAGCGAGAACTCCACGTCCTACGGCAAGGACCTCGGCGACCTCGACCTGCTGGAGCAGCTGCTGCCCGAGCTCGTCGCCATCGAGGGCGTCGAGCGGGTCCGCGTGTCCTACCTGCAGCCCGCGGAGATCCGTCCCGGCCTGCTGCGCGCGATGGCCGCCACGCCCGGTGTCGTGCCCTGGTACGACATCTCCTTCCAGCACGCCTCGGGACCGCTCCTGCGCCGGATGCGTCGCTTCGGTGACACCGACTCCTTCCTCGAGCTGATCCGCTCGGTGCGCGAGCGCCAGCCGGAGGCCGGGATCCGCTCCAATGTCATCCTCGGCTTCCCCGGCGAGAGCGAGGCGGACGTGGCCGAGCTCGAGCGCTTCCTCGTCGAGGCACGCCTGGACGTCGTCGGCGTCTTCGGCTACTCCGACGAGGACGGCACCGAGGGCGAGGGACTCACCGACAAGGTCGAGCCCGACGTGATCGCCGAGCGGGTCGAGCGGATCACGCGCCTCGCCGAGGAGCTGACCGCCCAGCGCGCCGAGGAGCGCATCGGGGAGAGCATCACCGTGCTCGTGGAGGAGATCGACGAGGAAACCGGTGAGACCGTCGGACGGGCCGACCACCAGGGCCCGGACATCGATGGCGCGACCGTGCTCACCGGAGCGGTCGACGCGCTCAGGCCGGGCACGCTCGTCACCGCGACGGTCGTCGACACCGAGGGGATCGACCTCATCGCGGAGGTGTCGGCATGA